DNA from Streptomyces luteogriseus:
TAGCGAACCGCTCGTCCGTGTGACGGGTGACGCCCGAAACTCCTGTCGTGATCTTGTGACAGAAGCGTGACGGGAGGCTGACAGTGACGGCCGGGGCCCCGGACTTCCGCGGTCGCCGGTCAGGACATAGCGTGGCGGCATGGCACCGACTCCGACACCTCCCGCGGAACCCGACGACAGCCCGGACACCTATGTCGGCCTGGAGGCCGGCCGGGCCGAACACCTCGCGCGCGAGCGCGGCTGGCCGACGGTGCGCGCGCTGCCGTCGGGGGCGATCATCACGATGGAGTACCGCGTGGGCCGGCTGAACTTCGAGGTCAAGGGCGGCCGGGTGGCGCGGGCCTGGAAGGGCTGAGACCCGGCGAAGGCCCCGGTTCCACCGCGGAACCGGGGCCTTCGGCGTACCGGACGGGGTGCGCGCCGTCCCGGGTCAGCCGCCCGTCACGGGCCGGGCGGACGGGGCCGAGCCGCGCGGGTGGCGCTCCGGGTGCGGCGGGCGGCGGCTGCCGGCCGGGGTGATCGGCGTGCGCTCCGAGCGGGTGGTGTGGGGGCCCGGGGCCAGGTAGACCGGCGCCCGGGGCGAGCGGGCGGCGACGTCCTCACGGTCGGCCGGCACGGGCGTGACCAGTACGGGCGGCGCGTCGGCCGGTTCGGCCGGGGTGCGGCGCCTGCGGGCCCGCAGGCGGTCGCGCAGGTCGAAGATCGCGTCCTCGGCACGGGCGATCAGCGGCTCGAACCACGGCAGGCCGAGCAGGATCAGCAGACCGGCGGTCCAGCCGAGGAGCACATCGCTCAGCCAGTGCGTACCGAGGTAGACGGTGGCCATGCCGACGCCGAGCGAGGTCACCGCGGACACGGCGGACAGCCAGCGCTGTGCTCTCGCGCTGGACGCCAGGTAGGCCAGGATCCCCCACGTCACCACGGCATTCGCGGTGTGACCGCTCGGAAATATATCGCCGCCGAGCCACATCTCGTTCGAGCCGATCGTGGTCGCGTAGTGCGGTCCCAGGCGCCCCATGCCGTACTTGGCGGCGCCGACCGTGATGTTCAGCAGCAGCAGCGAGACGCCGAGCGCGAGCAGCGGCCGCAGGGTGTGCTGCCGCCAGGAGCGCCAGCCCAGCCAGGCCGCGACCATCACGGCGGTCGGGCCGCGCTGGCCGAGGACTACGTAGTAGTCGACGAACCAGTGGATCTCCGACCACTGCTGGTACGGGCGGAAGAACATGACCTGCCAGTCGAGCCGGACCAGCCAGGACGTGATCACCACGGCCCACACGATCGCGCCGTAGAAGACCAGGGTCGCCGCGAAGAGCACGATGCGGTGCCTGCTCATCTTCGGCACATCGATGTGGGCCGGTCGTTCCGGCTCACGGTCCAGCCGGGCGAACACCCGGTCCAGACGGGTGAGCTTCGGTTCGGTACGCACCCAATCGACGTTACAGCGAGTGAGCTCAGATCCCAGGCGAATCAACGGCTTTGTGATGACGATGTGATGTGGGATTCCTCTCAGGAGGGGGTTTATTTCCAGCGAATCTGTAATCGTCGGCCGCTGCGGCCTTCAATTCCTTTGATCATTCCGGATGCGGGTTTTATTGCGCTTTTGAATTCGTTCACCGGGGCATGGCATGGAATTCCCCCTGCGCTCACAGCGGGTCAGGGCGGGCCGGAGCCGTTCAGCCAGAACGCCCCGTACACCGCCGAGGCCACCGCGACGGCCCCGAGCACCGCCGCTGACCTGCGCATACGCGCCTTGGCCAGAGCGAGCGCGAGAGGCAGCAGCAGCGGGAAGGCGGGCAGCAGCAGACGTGGTTTCGAGCCGAAGTAACTCGACGCGCACAGGGCCAGCGCGGTCACGACCCCGGTGTAGACCAGCAGCGGCAGCGGCTGGCGCTGACGTACTCCGGTCACATACAGCCAGACGACTGACGCGACCCCGACGATCAGCCCCACACCGGCCAGAGCCGCCGGGAACGACGTGAACTTGTCGGCGACGAACCGGGCGAAGGCCCAGCCGCCGTCGAAACCGTTGCGCCAGCCGGCCTGGACGTCCAGATACCCCAGCGGGCCCTTGCCGGTGTGGTGCCCGACCCAGAGCACGTAGCCGACGGCGCCGAGGGGGGCCAGGACCATGCCGAGGACGCGCCGGGTCACGACCCGGGGGCCGGCCAAGGCACCGGAGCCGGGCGGGGTGTCCGGGGCGTCCGGGCCCGCCGCACGCCCGTCCCGTGCGAAGGAGGCGATCGCCGCCACCCACACCGCCGCCACCACGGCCAGTCCCACCGGACGGGTCAGTCCCGCGAACAGGGCCAGCGTGCCCGCCGTCACCCAGCGGCCGGTCAGTACCGCGTACAGCGACCACGCCGCGAGCGCCGTGAACAGGGACTCGCTGTACGCCATCGACTGCACGATCCCGACCGGCAGGATGGCCCACAGCAGCACCGCGCACACCCCGGCCCGGCGGCCGTACACATGGTCCGCCACCGCGAAGATCCCCCAGGCCGCGGCGAGCGAGGAGACCAGGCTGACGAGGAACCCGCCGTCCGCGTACGACAGCGGCGACACCGCCGCCACCAGCCGCTCCAGCCAGGGCAGCAGCGGGAAGAACGCCAGGTTCGAGTGCACGTCACCGTTCGCCAGCCGCACCTCGTAGCCATAGCCGAGCTCGGCGACCCTGACGTACCAGAGCGCGTCCCAGCGGGCGGTCAGCAACGTGTACGCGCTCTTGTCCCGCGCCGCGCTCCACAGGAAGAGGGCCAGCAGGCCCAAGGCGCGCACGGCCACGTATCCGGCGAGCGCCGGGGCCGCCCGGCGCAGCGCCCCGGCGCGGGTCGGAGCCGCGCGCGTCTCAAGATCGGTCACGCGCCCGATTATCGACCCGGGCCGGAACCACCCGGCCGGCCGGGGCGTGGACGAGGTGGGAGGAAGTGGCCCACGCCACATCGTTCCGCCGCAGGTGTGAGAGGTCCGCCACTGGTCTCCGTCGAGGACTCGCGTACTCTGACGTGTCACTCGCTTTTCGTTTGCGCGGGCCGGGGACCACCGCTCCTCTCCGGCCGAGTCGCGGGGGCGTCCCCCACCCCGTGAGCCCGCCGATCGCGAGGGAACATCTGGGAGGTACGTACATGTCCGGGACGACCACGGCCGCCGCTGCGCTGCGCCGTCGGGCGGCCGGGGCCGGTGCCAACCGCTGGGTGGTTCTCGTCGTCCTCTGCGTCAGCCTGCTGCTGGTCGCCGTCGACGCCACCGTGCTGCACGTGGCGGTCCCCGCCGTCACCGAGGACCTCAGGCCCGGCGGGATCGAGCTGCTCTGGATCGTCGACGTCTACCCACTGGTCTGCGCCTCGCTGCTGATCCTGTTCGGCACGCTGGGCGACCGCATCGGCCGCCGAAGAGTCCTGCTCCTCGGCTACGCGCTGTTCGGCGTCGCCTCCGGTCTCGCGGCCCTGGCCGACAGCGCCCAGGTGCTGATCGCGGCGCGGGCGCTGCTCGGCGTGGGCGGCGCGATGATCATGCCCGCGACCCTTTCGATCCTGCGGCAGGTCTTCCCCGAGCGGCGTGAGCGGGCGCTCGCGATCGGCATCTGGAGCGCCGTGGCCGCGGTCGGCGCGGCGGTCGGACCGCTGCTCGGCGGCTTCCTGCTGGAGCACTTCTGGTGGGGCTCGGTGTTCCTCGTCAACATTCCGTTGATGCTGGTCAGCCTTCCGGTGGGACGGCTGCTGCTGCCCGAGTCGAAGGGCGACGGCAGGGGCCCCTGGGACGTGGTCGGTGCGCTGATGGCGGCGGCCGGGCTGTTCGGTGTCGTGCTGGGCGTGAAGCGGCTCGGCAGCGGGGAGTCGCTGGGCAGCCTGCTCACCGTGCCGTCGCTGGTGGTGGGCGCCGCGCTGCTGGCCGGCTTCGTACGGCGGCAGCGGCGGCGGACGTATCCGCTGGTGGACCTCAAGATGTTCGCGCGGCCGGCGTTCAGCACGTCCGTCGGGTGCATCGTGCTGGCGATGCTCGCGCTGGTGGGTCTGGAGCTGATCGCGGCGCAGTACCTGCAGCTGGTGCTCGGACTGTCGCCGCTGGAGACCGGGCTGCGCCTGCTGCCGCTGACGTTCGCGGCGATGGCCGCCGGGCTGGCCGGGGCGCGGATGCTGCGGCGGTTCGGGCCGCGGCGGATGGTGTGCGCCGGGTTCTGCCTCACGGCGTTCGCGGTGGTGCTGCTGACGGCGCTGGGCCGGACCGACGACTGCGCGCTGATGGTGAGCGGGTTCGTGCTGCTCGGCTTCGGGCTGGAGACCACGCTCTTCGGAGCGTACGAGTCGATGCTGAGCGAGGCGCCGCAGGAGCAGGCCGGCGGGGCGGCGGCGATCGGGGAGACGTCGTACCAGCTCGGAGCGGGGATCGGCATCGCGCTGCTCGGCACGGTGATGAACGCGGCGTACGCGCCGAGGCTGTCCGGGGTGCCCGGGGTTCCGGCGTCGGCGTCCTCCTCGGCGGGGCATTCGCTGGGGGAGGCGTACGAGGTCGCCGCGCAGCTGGGCGGGTCTGCCGGTGCCGCTCTGCGGCATGCCGCCCGGGACGCGTTCGTGCACGGGCTGCATGTGACGTTGCTGGTGAGCGCGGGGTTGCTGCTGCTCGGGGCGGTGATGGCGTTGCGATTGCCGCGGGCCATGCAGTGTGAGCCGGGAGCGGTGGAACTTCCTGCCCCCAGGGACGCGGCGGAGTCACGCGTCTCGGTCTGACTTTCCTTCCCCACCCACGCGCCACCCGTGACCGCCGACCGAGAGGCCGGGGCCGCCCGTGGGGGTGCCGCGCCGTGGACTGCAACCGGGGAGGCGGGGCCGGGCTGGGCTGCGCGCGAGGGAGGAAGGTGCTGCACGTACTTCCAGCCCCTGCGAGCGAGGACATCGCCCTGCTCGTCGCCCGCACCGGGCTGTGATGGGCATCCCGCGTCCGGCGCGCCACTGTCACCCGGGGTCCGGTGCTCGGTGCTCGGTGCTCGGCGCCGCACTCGGTCCCCGTCGTCGGGCTGAGCCGCATCCCTCACCCGCTGCTCTTTCCTGACCCGCGGCTCGCAGACGCCCGTCGTGTGGTGGGGACCACTGGCGAGTTCCGCTCTCAGTCGGCGGCTACGGGTGGTGCGTGGGCGGGCGGACGTCGTAGCGTCTTGGTTAGCGGTGCTAGTTAAGAGTCTCGGAGGGTGTCGATCATGTCCGGTTCGTCCAAGCTGCCTCCCTTCGATCCCGTCGATCCCCTCGGCCTGGACGACCTGCTGGAGCCGGAGGATCTCGGGATCAGGGACACCGTGCGGGCCTGGGCCGCGGACCGGGTGCTGCCGTACGTCGCCGAGTGGTACGAGAAGGGGGAGCTGCCGGGGATCCGGGAGCTGGCCAAGGAGCTCGGCGGCATCGGCGCCCTCGGCATGTCCCTGGACGGATACGGCTGTGCCGGCGCGTCCGCCGTGCAGTACGGGCTCGCCTGCCTGGAACTGGAGGCCGCCGACTCCGGCATCCGTTCCCTCGTCTCGGTGCAGGGATCCCTCGCGATGTACGCGATCCACCGCTTCGGCAGCGAGGAGCAGAAGCGGCAGTGGCTGCCCCGCATGGCCGCCGGTGAGGTCATCGGCTGCTTCGGGCTCACCGAGCCCGACCACGGCTCCGACCCCGCCGCCATGCGGACCCATGCCAAGCGCGACGGCTCCGACTGGATCCTCAACGGCCGCAAGATGTGGATCACCAACGGGTCGGTCGCGGGCGTCGCCGTCGTGTGGGCGCAGACCGAGGACGGGATCCGCGGATTCGCGGTGCCCACCGAGAGCCGCGGCTTCTCCGCTCCCGAGATCAAGCACAAGTGGTCCCTCAGGGCCTCCGTCACCAGCGAGCTCGTGCTCGACGACGTGCGGCTGCCCGCCGACGCCGTCCTCCCGGAGGTCACCGGTCTGCGCGGACCCCTCAGCTGCCTGTCCCACGCCCGGTACGGAATCGTCTGGGGCGCCATGGGCGCGGCTCGCAGCAGTTTCGAGGCCGCGCTCGACTACGCGAAGTCGCGGGAGCAGTTCGGGCGGCCCATCGGCGGCTTCCAGCTCACCCAGGCCAAACTCGCCGACATGGCGGTCGAACTGCACAAGGGGATTCTGCTCGCCCATCATCTGGGGCGGCGTATGGACGCCGGCCGCCTGCGTCCCGAGCAGGTCAGCTTCGGCAAGCTCAACAACGTCCGGGAAGCGATCGAGATCTGCCGCACGGCCCGGACCATTCTCGGTGCCAACGGGATCTCGCTCGAGTACCCCGTGATGCGGCACGCGACCAACCTCGAGTCGGTGCTCACCTATGAGGGCACCGTCGAGATGCACCAGCTCGTGCTGGGCAAGGCGCTCACCGGACTCGATGCCTTTCGGTAGGCCGGTCCGGTCAACCCTGCGCGGGGGCAGGGCCGGTGAGCGGCCCTGCCTCAGCTCTGGTTGAAGAAGCCGTCCGTGCGGTGCCCGGCCGGATCGCCGTTGACGATCTCCGTGTTGGCGGGGGTCAGCAGGAACACGCGCGTCGACACTCTCTCGATCGAACCGCGCAGGCCGAAGATCAGCCCGGCCGCGAAGTCGACCACGCGCTTGGCGTCGGAGGCCTCCATGGCCGTGAGGTTCATGATGACCGGCACGCCCTCGCGGAACAGCTCGCCGATGGCGCGCGCGTCCCGGAAGCTGTCCGGGGTCACCGTGCCGATGCGGCGGCCCTTCTCCTCGGCGACGTCCGAGGCCACCTTGACGCGCGGATCGGTGACCCAGGCCTCCCCGGGCTCGTTTCCGTCGGAGTAGTCGTCGTCGTCGTAGTAACGCTCGTCTTCGTTGTCGTCGACGAGGCCAAGCCAGGCACTTGCCTTGCGTACCGATCCCATGGACGCCTCCTCTCACAGCGGTCTTTCTGCTTTCCGCATCCCTATGGTCGTCCATGATGCGGATGGCGCGCCAAGTGGATAGACGCCGCACGGGGGGTTTGTGACGGTACTGGTGCACAGCGAATCCGTCGAGAGTCCGTGTGTCCCAAGGGCCGTTTCCCAAACGGCTGCTGACTGTGAGTGAAATATGATTCTTCTCGGCGTACGGGTGACGGCCGGGGCGTACGGGTGAATGGGCGGGCCGATACGATGCCGCAGCTCAGCGTCGTCACGAAGCCCGGGGGAGCGTTGTGTTCGGAATCGTCAGGCCCTGTAGGCACCGGCTCGGAGAGAAGCTCACAAGCCAGTGGATGGCGCATTTGTGCGGGCTCTGCCTCGCGCTGCGCGGTGACCACGGGCAGTTCGCCCGGATCGTCACGAATTACGACGGGCTTCTGGTCTCTGTTTTGACGGAGGCTCAGGCGGAGAGCGACGGAAGCGGCCGGCGTACGGCCGGGCCGTGCGCGCTGCGCGGCATGCGCACCGCCTCCGTCGCGCACGGCGAGGGAGCCCGGCTCGCGGCGGCCGTGTCCCTGGTGCTGGCCTCGGCGAAGGTGCGCGACCACGTCACCGACGGTGACGGACTGTTGGCCCGCAAATCGGTGGCGCGGGCCGCGCGCCGGGTCGCCATGAGCTGGGACACAGCCGGTGCCCGGACCGGCACCGCTGTGGGATTCGACACCACGCTCCTGGTCGACGCCGTGGACCGGCAGGCCGGAATCGAGGCGCTGGCCGGGCCCGGGACGCCGCTCCTCACGGTCACCGAGCCGACCGAGACCGCGACCGCCGCGGCCTTCGCGCACACCGCGGTCCTCGCCGGCCGGCCGCAGAACGCCGGGCCGCTCGCCGAGGCAGGGCGGCTCTTCGGGCGGCTCGCGCACCTGCTGGACGCCGTGGAGGACCTGCACACCGATGCCGCGTCAGGCGCCTGGAACCCGATCGCCACGACCGGCACCTCCCTGATGGAGGTCCGGCGGCTCGCCGACGACGCGGTGCACGGCGTGCGGCTCGCACTGCGCGACGCCGAGTTCACCGATGCGCGGCTCGTGCATCTGCTGTTCGTGCATGAACTGCGGCGCTCGGTCGACCGGACGTTCGGCACGGTGCCGGTGTGCGCCTCCCACCAGGGCGGTGGGCCCCACGGGCACCAGGGACCGCACGGGCAGCAGTCGCAGGGGCCTTACGGGCAGCAGCCCCAGGGCCCCTACGGCTCCCCGCAGCACCCGTACGCGGGCGGTGGCGGGAATCCGTACGCCGGTGGGGGCGGGGCCTACGGCGGTGACGGATTCGGCGGCGGTTTCGGTGGAGGCGGTTTCGGCGGGGGAGCTCCGGCACCTCAGCCGCCCCGCCGGCGTGGGTTCTGGGCCGGCTGCGGGATGTTCTGGCTGCTGTGCTGCACCTGCAAGCTGTGCTGCGCCAAGGAGTACGAGGGGCCGTGGTCCCGCAAGAAGCGCGAGGGCGTCTGCCGGGACTGTGACTGCGACGGGTGCGACTGCTGCTGTCCCTGCGACGGCTGACCCGTTTGCGACGGCTGACCCGCCTGCGGCTGCCGACCCTGTGACGGCAGGCCCGCCCGGTGCGGCAGGGTCGCCCGTATGACGACGGACGCTTCCGGGGACTGGCAGCGGTGGCACGAGCGGCGCGTCGCGGCGGTGTCGGCGCCGTGCGGACCGCTCGCGCTCATCGGCACCCTCCCCCAGTGCTTGAACGGCCTGGGGCACCCCCAGGCTCGAGGACTATCCGGACGGTCGACTTCCGGGCATCCCCGGGTCCTGGCGGGCCGGCGGCGACGCGGTCGTGCTGACCGCCGCCGAGGCGGACGGTCTCACCGTGGACGGGCAGTCCTTCGGCGGCGAGGTGCGGCTCGCGGCAGACCCGGGGCCCGCGAGCGCGGCCCGGGTGGCGTACGGGGAGCGGCGGCTGGTCGTGCTGGTGCGTGAAGGGGCGTGGGGCGTGCGGGACTTCGACCCGGAATCCTCCGCACGCCGGGCGTTCGGGGGACTGCGTGTCACGCTGTACGACCAGCGCTGGGCGGTGCCGGGGCGTTTCACGCCCTACGGCACCGGGCGTACGGTCCGGGTGGCGAACGCCGACGGGCGGGAGCGCGGGCTCGGGCTCGGGCTCGGCGGGGAACTGGCCTTCGCACTGGAAGGGCGGGAGCTGAGCCTTCAGGTGTCGCTCCAGGACGACGGCTCGCTGTGGGCCGTGTTCGCCGACGCCACCAGTGGGAGGGGCAGTTACCGCTTCCGGTTCCTGCGCCCCGCCGCGCCGGACGCCGACGGGCTTACGACGGTGGACTTCAACCGCGCGCTGCTGCACGCCGTGCGCCTTCGCCGATCACTTCGTCTGTCCCTTCCCGCCACCGGGGAACACGCTGGACGTCGAGGTGGCGGCGGGGGAGCGCACGCCTTCGTGACGGTGGGGCGGGGGTACGGGAGCCGGCCAGGAGCCGCTTCGTAAAGAACCGTCAAAGGTTGAAGTCCGAAAGGCACTCTTGCGCCGACCGGCCGTTCGGCCGAATACTCCCCCTCAGCGCTTGTCAGGGGCACGGCGTGTTCGGAATCCGGACAGCCGGTCCCAGGCTGCGCCTCACGGGCCCGAAACCCCACGAGGGCCCCCGACTTCCTTTGTGGAGGAACGAAAAGTGAGGATCAAGCGCACCACCCCTCGCAGTGGCATTTCGAGACGGACCCGGCTGATCGCCGTTTCCACCGGCCTCGTTGCCGCCGCAGCGATCGCGATCCCCAGCGCGAACGCTTCCGACACCCCCACCACCTTCAGCGCCGCTGAGCTCAAGAGCGCCAGCGGTTCCTTGATGAAGGCCGACATCCCGGGCACCGCCTGGGCCGTCGACGGCAAGAACAACCGGGTGCTCCTGACCGTGGACAGCACGGTCACGCAAGCCGAGATAGCGAAGATCAAGCAGCAGGCCGGCGCCAACGCCGACGCGCTCACGATCAAGCGCACCCCCGGCAAGTTCAACAAGCTCATCCAGGGCGGCGACGCCATCTATGCGAGTAGCTGGCGCTGCTCCCTCGGCTTCAACGTCCGTGCCAGCAACGGCACCG
Protein-coding regions in this window:
- a CDS encoding phosphatase PAP2 family protein, whose protein sequence is MRTEPKLTRLDRVFARLDREPERPAHIDVPKMSRHRIVLFAATLVFYGAIVWAVVITSWLVRLDWQVMFFRPYQQWSEIHWFVDYYVVLGQRGPTAVMVAAWLGWRSWRQHTLRPLLALGVSLLLLNITVGAAKYGMGRLGPHYATTIGSNEMWLGGDIFPSGHTANAVVTWGILAYLASSARAQRWLSAVSAVTSLGVGMATVYLGTHWLSDVLLGWTAGLLILLGLPWFEPLIARAEDAIFDLRDRLRARRRRTPAEPADAPPVLVTPVPADREDVAARSPRAPVYLAPGPHTTRSERTPITPAGSRRPPHPERHPRGSAPSARPVTGG
- a CDS encoding mannosyltransferase family protein, with amino-acid sequence MTDLETRAAPTRAGALRRAAPALAGYVAVRALGLLALFLWSAARDKSAYTLLTARWDALWYVRVAELGYGYEVRLANGDVHSNLAFFPLLPWLERLVAAVSPLSYADGGFLVSLVSSLAAAWGIFAVADHVYGRRAGVCAVLLWAILPVGIVQSMAYSESLFTALAAWSLYAVLTGRWVTAGTLALFAGLTRPVGLAVVAAVWVAAIASFARDGRAAGPDAPDTPPGSGALAGPRVVTRRVLGMVLAPLGAVGYVLWVGHHTGKGPLGYLDVQAGWRNGFDGGWAFARFVADKFTSFPAALAGVGLIVGVASVVWLYVTGVRQRQPLPLLVYTGVVTALALCASSYFGSKPRLLLPAFPLLLPLALALAKARMRRSAAVLGAVAVASAVYGAFWLNGSGPP
- a CDS encoding MFS transporter, encoding MSGTTTAAAALRRRAAGAGANRWVVLVVLCVSLLLVAVDATVLHVAVPAVTEDLRPGGIELLWIVDVYPLVCASLLILFGTLGDRIGRRRVLLLGYALFGVASGLAALADSAQVLIAARALLGVGGAMIMPATLSILRQVFPERRERALAIGIWSAVAAVGAAVGPLLGGFLLEHFWWGSVFLVNIPLMLVSLPVGRLLLPESKGDGRGPWDVVGALMAAAGLFGVVLGVKRLGSGESLGSLLTVPSLVVGAALLAGFVRRQRRRTYPLVDLKMFARPAFSTSVGCIVLAMLALVGLELIAAQYLQLVLGLSPLETGLRLLPLTFAAMAAGLAGARMLRRFGPRRMVCAGFCLTAFAVVLLTALGRTDDCALMVSGFVLLGFGLETTLFGAYESMLSEAPQEQAGGAAAIGETSYQLGAGIGIALLGTVMNAAYAPRLSGVPGVPASASSSAGHSLGEAYEVAAQLGGSAGAALRHAARDAFVHGLHVTLLVSAGLLLLGAVMALRLPRAMQCEPGAVELPAPRDAAESRVSV
- a CDS encoding acyl-CoA dehydrogenase family protein; translated protein: MSGSSKLPPFDPVDPLGLDDLLEPEDLGIRDTVRAWAADRVLPYVAEWYEKGELPGIRELAKELGGIGALGMSLDGYGCAGASAVQYGLACLELEAADSGIRSLVSVQGSLAMYAIHRFGSEEQKRQWLPRMAAGEVIGCFGLTEPDHGSDPAAMRTHAKRDGSDWILNGRKMWITNGSVAGVAVVWAQTEDGIRGFAVPTESRGFSAPEIKHKWSLRASVTSELVLDDVRLPADAVLPEVTGLRGPLSCLSHARYGIVWGAMGAARSSFEAALDYAKSREQFGRPIGGFQLTQAKLADMAVELHKGILLAHHLGRRMDAGRLRPEQVSFGKLNNVREAIEICRTARTILGANGISLEYPVMRHATNLESVLTYEGTVEMHQLVLGKALTGLDAFR
- a CDS encoding cell division protein SepF; amino-acid sequence: MGSVRKASAWLGLVDDNEDERYYDDDDYSDGNEPGEAWVTDPRVKVASDVAEEKGRRIGTVTPDSFRDARAIGELFREGVPVIMNLTAMEASDAKRVVDFAAGLIFGLRGSIERVSTRVFLLTPANTEIVNGDPAGHRTDGFFNQS
- a CDS encoding DUF5685 family protein, with product MAHLCGLCLALRGDHGQFARIVTNYDGLLVSVLTEAQAESDGSGRRTAGPCALRGMRTASVAHGEGARLAAAVSLVLASAKVRDHVTDGDGLLARKSVARAARRVAMSWDTAGARTGTAVGFDTTLLVDAVDRQAGIEALAGPGTPLLTVTEPTETATAAAFAHTAVLAGRPQNAGPLAEAGRLFGRLAHLLDAVEDLHTDAASGAWNPIATTGTSLMEVRRLADDAVHGVRLALRDAEFTDARLVHLLFVHELRRSVDRTFGTVPVCASHQGGGPHGHQGPHGQQSQGPYGQQPQGPYGSPQHPYAGGGGNPYAGGGGAYGGDGFGGGFGGGGFGGGAPAPQPPRRRGFWAGCGMFWLLCCTCKLCCAKEYEGPWSRKKREGVCRDCDCDGCDCCCPCDG